The Paenibacillus sp. RUD330 genome has a segment encoding these proteins:
- a CDS encoding glucose PTS transporter subunit IIA, which produces MKFMGNLQQLGRAVMLPMIILPAAAICLSLSTLPWETLGLPSLGEYLSVAGYSLFAFLPYLFAAGVAWGTSSNGGASALSALAGMFIYTGIVKYSHYDIEPTVLIGALIGMLSGYSYERFKSIRLPEYIQFFGGPRFVPLFVSFVSVLFSVAMIGIAPLLGKGLLLLGDVVSSAGGFGVFLYGFLHRILVVFGLHHLLNHVFWFQVGGYRLPSGEMVNGDLPRFFAGDPTAGAFMAGLYPTMMFALPAIAIAIIQEAREDLKPKIRKTFLTAALASFLTGVSEPVEFAFLFVAPYLFVIHALLSGVIMWLVYELGILHGFSFSAGAIDYILNMHLATKGWLLLPIGVIVFILYYGLFRWAIRRFRIPTPGREEGSALDDWAEDIPSRAPLILQAIGGKANLDTMEACITRLRLKLKNDRLLDNTALRDLGAAGVIRLGGGNVQIVFGTFSELIREEIVKTMQRDSAQVLFSSPVQGRMIPLEEVPDPIFSGKLVGDGVAFLPDRGELVAPVRGKVIILYPTMHAIGLRTGEGLEVLLHIGIDTSSLKDGSYFQAAVKEGDDVAPGQLLISFDLQKLRAESKSLATPMVITNSQLVRSWGFGAFKSVKKGQSSVMSVMLKERKDSHVGGIRP; this is translated from the coding sequence ATGAAATTCATGGGCAATCTGCAGCAGCTCGGCCGTGCGGTCATGCTGCCGATGATCATTCTGCCTGCCGCAGCCATCTGCCTGAGCTTAAGCACGCTTCCATGGGAAACGCTCGGACTGCCGTCGCTGGGGGAATATTTATCCGTTGCCGGCTATTCGCTGTTCGCCTTCCTGCCGTATTTGTTCGCTGCCGGCGTTGCCTGGGGAACCTCCAGCAACGGGGGAGCATCGGCCTTGTCGGCGCTGGCGGGCATGTTCATCTATACGGGCATCGTCAAGTACAGCCACTACGATATCGAGCCGACCGTCCTGATCGGAGCGCTCATCGGCATGCTTTCGGGATACAGCTATGAACGATTCAAATCTATCCGGCTGCCCGAGTACATACAATTTTTCGGAGGGCCTCGTTTCGTCCCTCTCTTCGTCAGCTTCGTCTCGGTGCTGTTCTCGGTCGCGATGATCGGAATCGCTCCGCTGCTCGGCAAAGGACTGCTGCTGCTCGGAGATGTCGTCTCCTCGGCGGGGGGCTTCGGGGTATTCCTCTACGGCTTCCTGCACCGCATTCTCGTCGTGTTCGGGCTTCATCATCTGCTCAACCACGTTTTCTGGTTCCAGGTCGGCGGCTACCGGCTTCCGTCAGGCGAGATGGTGAACGGGGACCTGCCGAGATTTTTTGCAGGAGACCCGACGGCCGGAGCGTTCATGGCGGGCTTGTATCCGACGATGATGTTCGCGCTGCCGGCCATCGCCATCGCCATCATCCAGGAGGCCAGGGAGGACCTCAAGCCGAAGATCCGCAAGACGTTCCTGACGGCTGCGCTGGCGTCGTTCCTGACCGGCGTCTCCGAGCCGGTGGAATTCGCCTTCCTGTTCGTCGCGCCCTACCTGTTCGTCATCCATGCGCTGCTGTCCGGCGTCATCATGTGGCTGGTATACGAGCTGGGCATCCTGCACGGATTCTCTTTCTCGGCCGGAGCCATCGATTACATCCTGAACATGCATCTGGCAACGAAGGGATGGCTGCTGCTTCCGATCGGCGTGATCGTGTTCATCCTGTACTATGGATTGTTCCGCTGGGCGATCCGGCGCTTCCGGATCCCGACGCCGGGCCGCGAGGAAGGATCGGCTCTCGACGACTGGGCCGAGGATATCCCGTCCCGGGCGCCGCTCATCCTCCAGGCGATCGGGGGCAAGGCCAATCTCGATACGATGGAAGCCTGCATCACGCGCCTGCGGCTGAAGCTGAAGAACGATCGCCTGCTGGACAACACGGCGCTGCGGGATCTGGGAGCCGCCGGCGTCATCCGGCTCGGCGGAGGCAACGTGCAGATTGTATTCGGCACGTTCTCGGAGCTGATCCGGGAAGAAATCGTCAAGACGATGCAGCGGGACTCCGCCCAGGTTTTATTCAGCTCCCCGGTACAAGGCAGGATGATTCCGCTGGAGGAGGTACCGGATCCGATCTTCTCCGGCAAGCTTGTCGGAGACGGAGTCGCCTTCCTGCCGGACAGGGGCGAGCTGGTGGCGCCGGTGCGCGGCAAGGTCATCATTTTATACCCGACGATGCATGCCATCGGGCTCCGCACCGGGGAAGGGCTGGAGGTGCTGCTCCATATCGGAATCGACACCTCCTCGCTCAAGGACGGCAGCTATTTCCAGGCCGCCGTGAAGGAAGGCGATGATGTTGCGCCGGGCCAGCTGCTCATTTCCTTTGATCTGCAGAAGCTGCGGGCGGAAAGCAAGTCGCTGGCCACACCGATGGTCATCACGAATTCCCAGCTGGTCCGCTCCTGGGGCTTCGGAGCCTTCAAGTCGGTGAAGAAGGGGCAGTCGTCGGTCATGTCCGTGATGCTGAAAGAACGCAAGGATAGTCATGTTGGAGGGATTAGGCCATGA
- a CDS encoding CoA-binding protein → MAFENPARDEIKKLLEQNPVVAVVGLSDNPERTSHSVSAAMKDRGYRIIPVNPAAPAILGETSYASLLDVPEPIGIVNVFRRSEFTPAIAREAVQAGAKVLWLQLGVYSEEAADIARAGGLTVIMDRCIKVEDSILRPTIGG, encoded by the coding sequence ATGGCTTTTGAAAATCCCGCCAGGGACGAAATCAAGAAGCTTCTCGAACAGAATCCTGTCGTTGCCGTCGTCGGACTGTCCGACAATCCGGAGCGGACATCCCATTCCGTATCCGCCGCCATGAAGGATCGGGGCTACCGGATCATCCCGGTCAACCCCGCCGCTCCCGCCATACTCGGCGAGACCAGCTACGCCTCTCTGCTGGACGTGCCGGAGCCGATCGGCATCGTGAACGTCTTCAGGCGCAGCGAGTTCACGCCTGCGATCGCACGCGAAGCGGTGCAGGCCGGCGCCAAGGTGCTCTGGCTGCAGCTCGGCGTCTACAGCGAGGAAGCGGCCGACATCGCCCGGGCTGGCGGCTTGACGGTCATCATGGACCGCTGCATCAAGGTCGAGGATTCCATTCTCCGGCCAACGATCGGCGGCTAG
- the aroA gene encoding 3-phosphoshikimate 1-carboxyvinyltransferase encodes MDVIVTPTPELKGSIQALSSKNYTTRYLLVAALAEGTSTIYYPAHSEDSDAMRRCIRDLGAELQEDDEKIVIKGFGSRPRDVKELNVGNAGAVLRFLMGIAALCPEVTFVNAYPDSLGKRPHHDLIDSLRQMGVEVDDHEGKLPITIRGGSAKGGRIAVSGSVSSQFLSALLFLAPLLQEDSEIEVLHDLKSKVVIGQTLEVLEEAGIVVEASEDLMSYRIPGGQRYAARTYRVQGDYPGSAAVLAAAAVTRSDIVIHGLPEKSRQGERAVVDVLRMMEVPLEHKDGDIRVRGNGRLKAVEFDGDAATDAVLAMVAAAVHAEGTSRFYNVENLRYKECDRITDYLAELRKAGADVEEKRDEIIVHGKPEGLEGGVEINAHYDHRVIMALTVVGLRCRKPLRIKDAHHVAKSYPIYFDHLQALGAQVEWTESK; translated from the coding sequence ATGGACGTGATCGTAACGCCTACGCCGGAGCTCAAGGGCAGCATCCAGGCGCTTTCATCCAAAAACTACACGACGCGGTACTTGCTTGTCGCCGCCCTGGCCGAAGGAACCAGCACGATCTACTATCCGGCGCATAGCGAGGACAGCGACGCCATGCGCCGCTGCATCCGCGACCTCGGAGCCGAGCTTCAGGAGGATGACGAGAAGATCGTCATCAAGGGCTTCGGCAGCCGCCCGCGCGATGTGAAGGAGCTCAATGTAGGCAACGCTGGAGCGGTGCTCCGCTTCCTGATGGGCATTGCCGCTCTCTGCCCGGAGGTGACGTTCGTGAACGCCTACCCCGACTCGCTCGGCAAGCGCCCGCATCATGACCTGATCGATTCCTTGCGCCAGATGGGCGTCGAGGTGGACGATCATGAAGGCAAGCTGCCGATCACGATCCGCGGCGGAAGCGCCAAGGGCGGCCGCATCGCCGTATCGGGCAGCGTCAGCTCGCAGTTCCTGAGCGCGCTGCTGTTCCTTGCGCCGCTCCTCCAGGAGGACAGCGAGATCGAGGTGCTGCACGACCTCAAGTCCAAGGTCGTGATCGGGCAGACGCTCGAAGTGCTGGAGGAGGCGGGAATCGTCGTCGAAGCGTCCGAAGACCTCATGAGCTACCGAATTCCCGGCGGGCAGCGCTATGCCGCGCGGACGTACCGGGTTCAGGGGGATTATCCCGGATCGGCTGCCGTGCTCGCGGCGGCCGCCGTCACCCGCTCGGATATCGTCATCCACGGATTGCCGGAGAAGAGCCGCCAGGGCGAGCGCGCGGTCGTCGACGTGCTCCGCATGATGGAGGTGCCTCTGGAGCACAAGGACGGCGACATCCGGGTGCGCGGCAACGGACGCCTCAAGGCGGTAGAATTCGACGGGGACGCGGCGACCGACGCGGTGCTGGCCATGGTCGCGGCCGCCGTCCACGCCGAAGGCACCTCCCGGTTCTACAATGTCGAGAATCTCCGCTACAAGGAATGCGACCGCATCACCGACTACTTGGCGGAGCTCCGCAAGGCCGGCGCCGACGTCGAGGAGAAGCGCGACGAGATCATCGTGCACGGCAAGCCGGAAGGGCTCGAGGGCGGCGTCGAGATCAACGCCCATTACGACCACCGGGTCATCATGGCGCTGACTGTCGTCGGCCTGCGCTGCCGCAAGCCGCTGCGGATCAAGGATGCGCATCATGTCGCGAAGTCCTATCCGATCTATTTCGACCATCTGCAGGCGCTCGGCGCGCAGGTGGAATGGACGGAATCCAAGTAA
- a CDS encoding shikimate kinase: MVGEDQPSRSKIVLVGFMGTGKSTVAGQLAGRLGYGWTDTDSEVVAAEGCSIAELFARHGEPYFRQAETRALTRLLTADTPLVIATGGGTVLSEANRELMLRHGFVAALRASEAVIVERVAGDTARPLLAGDPAAKVRELMKARSGAYDFAQLSVDTDGLDPGAVAESVLSGYLGTSGLYRVSE, from the coding sequence GTGGTCGGAGAAGATCAGCCCTCGCGCAGCAAGATCGTTCTCGTGGGCTTCATGGGAACCGGCAAATCCACCGTCGCGGGACAGCTTGCCGGAAGGCTTGGATATGGCTGGACCGACACGGATTCCGAGGTGGTCGCCGCGGAAGGCTGCTCCATTGCGGAGCTGTTCGCCCGGCATGGCGAGCCTTATTTCCGCCAAGCCGAAACCCGGGCATTGACCCGGCTGCTGACAGCGGACACGCCTCTCGTCATCGCCACGGGCGGAGGAACGGTGCTGTCGGAAGCGAACCGCGAGCTGATGCTGCGGCATGGCTTCGTGGCCGCACTGCGAGCGAGCGAAGCCGTCATCGTGGAGAGGGTCGCCGGCGACACGGCCAGACCTCTGCTTGCAGGAGACCCGGCGGCCAAAGTGCGCGAGCTCATGAAAGCCCGCAGCGGTGCCTACGACTTCGCCCAGCTGAGCGTGGATACGGACGGCCTGGATCCCGGCGCCGTCGCCGAATCCGTGCTGTCGGGCTATCTCGGGACTTCAGGGCTTTACCGCGTTTCAGAATAA
- the gndA gene encoding NADP-dependent phosphogluconate dehydrogenase has translation MSKQQIGVVGLAVMGKNLALNIESKGFTVSVYNRSREKTDELVAESAGKNLFPAYTIEEFVASLEVPRKILIMVKAGRPTDAVIDELVPHLSEGDIIIDGGNAYFPDTERRSKDLEAKGFRFVGAGVSGGEEGALKGPAIMPGGPESAYKLVEPILTGISAKVNGDPCCTYIGPGGAGHYVKMVHNGIEYGDMQLITEAYHLLSSVLGLSTDELHEIFTEWNKGELDSYLIEITADIFSKKDPETGKAMVDVILDSAGQKGTGKWTSQSALDLGVPLSIITQSVFSRFLSAMKEERVHASKVLSGPQAAPYQGDKAAFIEAVRKALFASKICSYAQGFAQMRAASDEFDWNLRYGDIAMIFRGGCIIRARFLQKIKDAYDRDAGLKNLLLDDYFKGVVEEYQGAWREVVTAAVASGIPVPGFSSALAYFDSYRTERLPANLLQAQRDYFGAHTFERVDKEGTFHFEWMESSEG, from the coding sequence ATGTCGAAACAGCAGATCGGCGTCGTCGGCCTTGCCGTCATGGGCAAGAACCTCGCGCTTAACATTGAGAGCAAAGGCTTCACGGTATCGGTATACAACCGTTCCCGCGAAAAGACGGACGAGCTTGTCGCGGAATCCGCCGGCAAAAACCTGTTCCCAGCCTACACGATCGAAGAATTCGTCGCTTCCCTTGAAGTGCCGCGCAAAATCCTCATCATGGTCAAAGCCGGCCGTCCTACGGACGCCGTCATCGACGAGCTCGTTCCCCATCTGAGCGAAGGCGACATCATCATCGACGGCGGCAACGCCTACTTCCCCGACACGGAACGCCGCAGCAAGGATCTTGAAGCCAAAGGCTTCCGCTTCGTCGGCGCCGGCGTATCCGGCGGCGAAGAGGGCGCGCTGAAAGGGCCTGCAATCATGCCTGGCGGCCCTGAATCGGCCTACAAGCTCGTCGAGCCGATCCTGACCGGCATTTCCGCCAAAGTGAACGGCGACCCTTGCTGCACGTACATCGGACCTGGCGGCGCCGGCCATTACGTCAAGATGGTCCATAACGGCATCGAGTACGGAGACATGCAGCTGATCACCGAAGCCTACCACCTTCTGAGCTCCGTGCTGGGCCTGTCCACGGACGAGCTGCACGAGATTTTCACGGAGTGGAACAAGGGCGAGCTGGACAGCTACCTGATCGAGATCACGGCCGACATCTTCTCCAAGAAGGATCCGGAGACGGGCAAAGCGATGGTCGACGTCATTCTCGATTCCGCCGGCCAAAAGGGCACGGGCAAATGGACGAGCCAAAGCGCCCTGGATCTCGGCGTGCCGCTGTCCATCATCACGCAGTCCGTCTTCTCCCGATTCCTCTCCGCGATGAAGGAAGAGCGCGTCCATGCCAGCAAAGTGCTGAGCGGACCGCAAGCCGCTCCGTACCAAGGCGACAAAGCCGCTTTCATCGAAGCGGTCCGCAAAGCCTTGTTCGCGAGCAAGATCTGCTCCTACGCCCAAGGCTTCGCCCAAATGCGCGCGGCTTCGGATGAGTTCGACTGGAACCTGCGCTACGGCGACATCGCCATGATCTTCCGCGGCGGCTGCATCATCCGCGCCCGCTTCCTGCAGAAGATCAAGGATGCTTACGACCGCGACGCGGGACTCAAAAACCTGCTGCTCGACGATTACTTCAAAGGTGTCGTAGAGGAGTATCAAGGCGCATGGCGCGAAGTCGTGACGGCTGCCGTAGCAAGCGGCATTCCGGTGCCGGGCTTCTCCAGCGCGCTGGCCTACTTCGACAGCTACCGCACGGAGCGCCTGCCGGCCAACCTGCTTCAGGCGCAGCGCGACTACTTCGGCGCCCACACGTTCGAGCGCGTGGACAAGGAAGGCACGTTCCATTTCGAGTGGATGGAATCCAGCGAGGGCTGA
- a CDS encoding DUF1054 domain-containing protein, translated as MTTSATAPQTAPATQADGRIAPFPGFSQSDFDVFAIQGLEPRMEALIGRIRPKLEELGSRITPLLSVLAGTEFYPHVAKHARRTVNPPSDTWVAFAANKRGYKAHPHFQIGLWGSHVFIQFAVIYEAAGKAAFAADALKQLDDIQSAIPDSYVWSGDHTVPGAVAGSALAPGELASLFGRLQNVKAAEILCGIHIDRHDPILKDGEAFVARAEQVVETLMPLYRLAVR; from the coding sequence ATGACAACCTCCGCCACAGCGCCGCAAACCGCTCCTGCCACTCAGGCTGACGGCCGCATCGCTCCGTTTCCCGGATTTTCCCAAAGCGACTTCGACGTATTCGCTATCCAGGGTCTCGAGCCGCGGATGGAGGCGCTCATCGGCCGCATTCGCCCGAAGCTGGAAGAGCTGGGCAGCCGCATCACCCCGCTGCTGAGCGTGCTCGCCGGGACCGAATTCTACCCGCATGTGGCCAAGCATGCCAGAAGAACCGTGAATCCTCCCAGCGACACCTGGGTCGCTTTCGCCGCCAACAAGCGCGGCTACAAGGCCCATCCCCATTTCCAGATCGGCCTGTGGGGAAGCCATGTCTTCATCCAGTTCGCCGTCATCTACGAGGCTGCCGGCAAGGCTGCATTCGCTGCCGACGCCCTGAAGCAGCTGGACGACATCCAGTCCGCCATTCCGGACTCCTACGTCTGGTCGGGAGATCATACGGTTCCCGGCGCCGTCGCCGGGTCCGCCCTTGCTCCCGGAGAGCTCGCCTCCTTGTTCGGGCGCCTGCAGAACGTCAAGGCCGCCGAAATCCTGTGCGGCATCCATATCGACCGGCATGACCCGATCCTGAAGGATGGCGAAGCTTTCGTCGCCCGAGCGGAGCAGGTCGTCGAGACGCTCATGCCCCTCTACAGGCTGGCCGTGCGATGA
- a CDS encoding MFS transporter: MELKMPANGKKIIRSPFVIKLLLIMFGVEFVKGAVLVSVLPVYMRDALGLSAYAVGWALAAQYIGDNAFRSPLGWIIDRIGYRTVMLLGVLFTCTSVGIIAFTSGTGWIIAACVLLGVGTSPLWPCVITGATAVAGDEAGGSMMSVIYMSWLIGVGMGPIVINFFIIKSYEPAFWLMGAILVLILLVTLTLPGRRGSREIEGKLEEQAPHASRGPLIPRMRRYFKKVGESLHASKLLYPAMFIQNFALGLLTPVLTQYARTVLHLTPQQYSAYLVAGGAVTVLGLIPVGKWVDRYGTRWFLHAGFLVAAVALPLLGYTRQLTLVLLVVALVGLGYACIIPAWNALIAKAIPKEERGAVWGFFLTIEGLGMVLGSIMSGRLWDSYGSHAPFLISGGSLVVLFVLHLLIIRRGRISPA; this comes from the coding sequence TTGGAACTGAAGATGCCCGCGAACGGGAAAAAGATCATTCGCTCGCCGTTCGTCATTAAACTTCTTCTTATTATGTTCGGAGTCGAATTTGTCAAAGGAGCCGTGCTCGTATCGGTGCTGCCCGTATATATGCGCGATGCCCTCGGGCTGTCCGCCTACGCCGTAGGCTGGGCGCTCGCGGCCCAATACATCGGCGACAACGCCTTCCGCAGCCCGCTCGGCTGGATCATCGACCGGATCGGCTACCGCACGGTCATGCTGCTCGGCGTGCTGTTCACCTGCACGTCCGTCGGCATCATCGCCTTCACCTCGGGCACAGGCTGGATCATTGCCGCCTGCGTGCTGCTCGGCGTCGGAACCTCCCCCCTGTGGCCATGCGTCATTACGGGGGCGACGGCCGTAGCCGGCGACGAGGCCGGCGGCAGCATGATGAGCGTCATCTACATGAGCTGGCTGATCGGAGTCGGCATGGGGCCGATCGTCATCAACTTCTTCATCATCAAGAGTTATGAGCCCGCCTTCTGGCTGATGGGCGCTATCCTGGTGCTCATCCTGCTCGTCACCTTGACGCTGCCCGGCCGCAGAGGATCCAGGGAAATCGAGGGCAAGCTCGAGGAGCAGGCTCCTCACGCATCGCGCGGACCGCTGATCCCGCGGATGCGCCGCTACTTCAAGAAGGTAGGGGAATCCCTGCATGCGAGCAAGCTGCTCTATCCGGCGATGTTCATCCAGAACTTCGCGCTCGGCCTGCTGACGCCCGTCCTGACGCAATATGCGCGGACGGTGCTGCATTTGACCCCGCAGCAATACAGCGCTTATCTGGTGGCCGGCGGAGCCGTCACGGTGCTTGGCCTGATTCCGGTCGGCAAATGGGTGGACCGCTACGGCACCCGCTGGTTCCTGCATGCAGGCTTCCTCGTCGCGGCCGTGGCGCTGCCTCTGCTCGGCTATACCCGGCAGCTGACGCTTGTCTTGCTCGTCGTCGCCCTCGTGGGACTGGGGTATGCATGCATCATTCCGGCCTGGAACGCCTTGATCGCCAAAGCGATTCCGAAGGAGGAGCGCGGAGCGGTATGGGGCTTCTTCCTCACCATCGAAGGCCTCGGCATGGTGCTCGGCTCCATCATGTCCGGGCGGCTGTGGGACAGCTACGGCTCCCATGCGCCGTTCCTCATCAGCGGCGGCTCGCTCGTCGTGCTGTTCGTCCTCCATCTGCTGATCATCCGCCGCGGCCGGATTTCACCGGCCTAG
- a CDS encoding aminotransferase class I/II-fold pyridoxal phosphate-dependent enzyme, which produces MDHTRTPLFSALRRHAENNPLQFHIPGHKKGVGTDSEFRAFIGDNALSIDLINIAPLDDLHQPTGVIEESQKLAADAFGADYTFFSVQGTSGAIMTMILSVCAPGDKIIVPRNVHKSIMSAIIFAGARPVFISPARDAELGIDHGITTRSVRRALERHPDAKAVLVINPTYFGICANLKEIVDLVHSYDIPVLVDEAHGVLIHFNDKLPMSAMQAGADMAATSVHKLGGSMTQSSVLNMKAGRVNPHRVQTIISMLTTTSTSYILLASLDTSRRNLAVNGYEMADKAIELAQKARTEINGIDGLYCFGKEILGGEATFDYDPTKLTIHVRHLGITGYDAENWLRDNFNLEVEMSDMYNILCLITPGDSEDTTRQLVEALRAMVVHYPRVDEVQELVVKIPEIPQLSLTPREAFYGETEVVPFKESAGRIIAEFIYVYPPGIPILLPGEVISQSNIDYIIDHVEVGLPVKGPEDRSIQYVKVIVEESAIF; this is translated from the coding sequence ATGGACCATACACGCACGCCTCTCTTCAGCGCGCTTCGCCGCCACGCAGAGAACAATCCCCTGCAGTTCCATATTCCCGGACACAAGAAGGGAGTAGGCACCGATTCCGAATTCCGAGCCTTCATCGGCGACAACGCCTTGTCGATCGATTTAATCAATATAGCTCCCTTGGATGACCTTCACCAGCCGACAGGCGTAATCGAGGAATCCCAAAAATTGGCCGCCGATGCATTCGGAGCCGATTATACCTTTTTTTCCGTACAAGGCACAAGCGGCGCCATCATGACGATGATTCTGTCCGTCTGCGCGCCGGGGGACAAAATCATCGTGCCGAGAAATGTCCACAAGTCGATCATGTCTGCCATCATCTTCGCCGGCGCTCGCCCGGTGTTCATATCGCCTGCCCGCGACGCCGAGCTCGGCATCGACCACGGCATCACGACGCGCTCGGTGCGGCGCGCCCTTGAGCGTCATCCGGACGCGAAGGCCGTGCTGGTCATCAACCCGACCTACTTCGGCATCTGCGCCAATCTGAAGGAAATCGTCGATCTCGTCCACAGCTACGATATACCGGTTCTCGTCGACGAGGCGCATGGCGTCCTGATCCACTTCAACGACAAGCTTCCGATGAGCGCGATGCAGGCGGGAGCGGACATGGCTGCGACGAGCGTGCATAAGCTCGGCGGCTCCATGACACAGAGCTCCGTGCTGAACATGAAAGCCGGCCGCGTCAATCCGCATCGGGTGCAGACGATCATCAGCATGCTGACGACGACCTCGACTTCCTATATCCTGCTGGCCTCGCTGGATACTTCCCGCCGCAACCTCGCGGTCAACGGCTACGAGATGGCGGACAAGGCCATCGAGCTGGCCCAAAAGGCGCGGACGGAGATCAACGGGATCGACGGCCTCTATTGCTTCGGCAAGGAGATCCTTGGCGGCGAAGCGACATTCGACTACGATCCGACGAAATTGACCATCCATGTCCGCCATCTCGGCATTACGGGTTATGACGCGGAGAACTGGCTGAGGGACAACTTCAATCTTGAAGTCGAAATGTCGGATATGTACAACATTCTCTGCCTCATTACCCCGGGAGACAGCGAAGATACCACCCGGCAGCTGGTCGAAGCGCTGCGCGCCATGGTCGTCCATTATCCGCGAGTGGACGAAGTGCAGGAGCTGGTCGTGAAGATTCCGGAAATCCCGCAGCTGTCCCTGACGCCGCGCGAGGCTTTCTACGGCGAGACGGAAGTCGTGCCGTTCAAGGAATCCGCAGGCCGGATCATCGCCGAATTCATTTATGTCTATCCTCCCGGCATTCCGATCCTGCTTCCGGGCGAGGTCATTTCCCAGTC